The Methanospirillum lacunae nucleotide sequence ATGCAGGAGCACACCCCGTGCAGCAATATCAACGAGGCGTACGGCTAGTTTCATGCCATAAAATTGATGTTGGATCCTATTTAGTGCATTGGAACATTCAAAGCCGTGAAAACACAGAAAACTCCCTAACAGGAGATCAACACAAACAAAAAAAGAGGATTTTGGTTTTCAACCTTAGTTCCGGCGCAGTGCAAAGAATGCTACTGCTCCGAGGCCTGCGAGTGCTGCCATTGCGCCAAATCCTGGTGACTTCTTGGTCGGTTCAGGGGTTGGAACGGTGGTTGCCTTCTCGGTTGGCTTTGCGGTTGCTGCTGCAGTTGTTGCTACAGCGGTTGGCTTCTCGGTTGGAGTTGCGTTCTGCTGAGTAACATTTGCTGCTGGTGCTGCTGCAGTTGCGTTCTTGGTTGCGTTAACTGCTGGTGCTGCTGGGGTGACTTTTGCTGCCGGCTCTTTTGCTGCTGCCGGAGCGCCGCCTGCCTCAACAACGTTGAACAGTGAAGTCTCAACTGTATCAACAGTTACACCGGAAACACGGACGATGTACTCGTCTGGCTTGAAGGTGGATGCGTCAACGCTGAAGCTCCACTTGTTCAGACCGTCAGTGCCCTGCTGGACCTTGACAGTTCCGGTTGCGCCGCTGAACTCACCGCTCTGTGACTTATCGGTCGGCTTGAATGAGGATGAAGTAACCTCAACGAGCAGATCGTTGTCGTCGTATGCCAGG carries:
- a CDS encoding PGF-CTERM sorting domain-containing protein; this translates as LAYDDNDLLVEVTSSSFKPTDKSQSGEFSGATGTVKVQQGTDGLNKWSFSVDASTFKPDEYIVRVSGVTVDTVETSLFNVVEAGGAPAAAKEPAAKVTPAAPAVNATKNATAAAPAANVTQQNATPTEKPTAVATTAAATAKPTEKATTVPTPEPTKKSPGFGAMAALAGLGAVAFFALRRN